From one Takifugu rubripes chromosome 14, fTakRub1.2, whole genome shotgun sequence genomic stretch:
- the ablim3 gene encoding actin-binding LIM protein 3 isoform X4, with protein sequence MSSSASPAHHGSGVSERTTGPIRCQRCREVCKGEVVRVQETHFHVKCFTCAVCSCDLARSGFFQKKGEYICTADYQRLYGTRCDRCDSFITGEVVSALGRTYHPKCFVCSVCSKPFPIGDRVTFSGKDCMCQQCSHTLVKSNEPIKIHGPSHCAGCGDEIKQGQSLLALEKQWHVSCFRCRTCNMVLTGEYISKDGVPYCEADYHAQFGVKCETCSRYISGRVLEAGGKHYHPTCARCSRCNMMFKEGEEMYLTGCEVWHPICKQAARAERRLRHRRLSEASISPPGSSIGSPSRVICARVKNEILDYKDLAALPKVKAIYEVQQPDLISSSCQPYNRYTSDDRLDTYIYGESLGTLSPYSQDYDSLDMKQRRCSSPGYIDSPTYSRQGMSPVIPRSPQHYGYTATKSRTSEDILRSSRLSTYSPEPYSQSECDYYPYASSPKAYRMPRRRFSTGGDEESWSHGLQRIGSGIGRMILKEEMKARSGSYDNDPWGSARNSRSGSKETLNTTSYGTPAYNNTINGSSRAQYSTENDLNKSASLPGYRRNCIQRPQSADCYQYQFDSSSEVNWGTKAEYKIYPYEALIVTTRGRNRLPKDVDRTRLERHLSPEEFVQVFGMTVEEFDRLALWKRNELKKQARLF encoded by the exons ATGAGTTCCAGCG CCTCACCAGCCCACCATGGCTCTGGTGTCAGCGAAAGGACTACTGGACCAATCCGTTGCCAGAGGTGTCGGGAAGTCTGCAAAGGGGAGGTGGTGCGAGTACAAGAAACACACTTTCATGTCAAGTGCTTCACTTGTGCTG TGTGCAGCTGTGATCTGGCGCGGTCTGGCTTCTTCCAGAAGAAGGGCGAGTACATCTGCACGGCAGACTACCAGCGTCTGTATGGCACGCGCTGCGATCGCTGTGACAGCTTTATCACAGGAGAGGTGGTCTCTGCTCTTGGCCGCACATACCATCCCAAGTGCTTCGTCTGCAGCGTGTGCAG TAAACCCTTCCCCATTGGAGACAGAGTGACGTTCAGTGGAAAGGACTGCATGTGCCAGCAGTGCTCTCACACACTCGTCAAGTCAAATGAGCCCATCAAGATTCACGGGCCAAGTC ACTGTGCTGGGTGTGGAGATGAGATCAAGCAGGGCCAGTCTCTCCTCGCCCTGGAGAAACAGTGGCATGTGAGTTGTTTCAGATGTCGGACCTGCAACATGGTCCTAACAGGAGAGTACATCAGCAA AGATGGAGTTCCGTACTGTGAGGCAGATTACCATGCCCAGTTTGGGGTGAAATGCGAGACCTGCAGCAGATACATCAGTGGAAGGGTTCTGGAG GCAGGAGGGAAGCACTACCATCCAACGTGTGCTCGATGTTCCCGCTGTAACATGATGTttaaagagggagaggaaatgTACCTCACAG GATGTGAGGTGTGGCACCCAATATGCAAGCAGGCAGCAAGGGCAGAGAGGAGACTCAGG CACAGACGCCTCTCAGAAGCCTCTATTTCGCCTCCAGGATCCTCCATAGGTTCTCCCAGCAGGGTTATATGT GCCAGAGTGAAGAATGAGATTCTAGATTATAAGGACCTAGCTGCCCTGCCAAAGGTCAAAGCCATATACGAGGTCCAGCAGCCAGACCTCATATCTTCCTCATGCCAGCCCTACAACAGATACACCTCTGATGACAGACTTGACACTTACATCTATGGGGAG TCACTCGGGACACTTTCTCCCTATTCTCAG GACTATGACAGCCTGGATATGAAGCAAAGGCGCTGCTCCAGTCCAGGTTATATTGACTCGCCAACTTATAGCCGCCAAGGCATGTCACCAGTCATCCCTCGATCTCCTCAACACTATGGCTACACTG CAACTAAAAGCAGGACCAGCGAGGACATCCTCAGATCGTCCAGGCTGTCCACCTACTCTCCCGAGCCGTACTCCCAATCAGAGTGTGACTATTACCCCTACGCCAGCTCTCCAAAGG CCTATCGGATGCCAAGGAGACGCTTCTCaacaggaggagatgaggagagctGGAGTCACGGTCTTCAAAGA ATCGGGAGCGGCATTGGGAGGATGATCCtaaaggaggagatgaaagccAGATCTGGTTCCTATGACAACGACCCCTGGGGCAGTGCCAGGAATTCTCGCAGTGGGAGCAAAGAGACACTCAACACTACAAGCTATGGCACCCCAGCGTACAACAACACCATTAATGGAT CTTCTAGAGCTCAGTACAGTACTGAGAATG ATCTAAATAAGTCAGCTTCACTACCAGGATATCGACGAAACTGCATCCAGAGG CCTCAGAGTGCTGACTGTTACCAGTACCAGTTTGATAGCAGCAGTGAGGTCAACTGGGGAACGAAAG cTGAGTACAAG ATATACCCATATGAAGCACTTATTgtcaccaccagagggcgcaaCAGACTCCCCAAAGATGTAGACAGAACCAGACTGGAG CGTCACCTTTCTCCCGAGGAGTTTGTTCAAGTCTTTGGTATGACAGTGGAGGAGTTTGACCGCCTGGCTCTGTGGAAGAGAAATGAGCTCAAGAAGCAGGCCAGACTGTTTTAA
- the ablim3 gene encoding actin-binding LIM protein 3 isoform X5 yields the protein MSSSASPAHHGSGVSERTTGPIRCQRCREVCKGEVVRVQETHFHVKCFTCAVCSCDLARSGFFQKKGEYICTADYQRLYGTRCDRCDSFITGEVVSALGRTYHPKCFVCSVCSKPFPIGDRVTFSGKDCMCQQCSHTLVKSNEPIKIHGPSHCAGCGDEIKQGQSLLALEKQWHVSCFRCRTCNMVLTGEYISKDGVPYCEADYHAQFGVKCETCSRYISGRVLEAGGKHYHPTCARCSRCNMMFKEGEEMYLTGCEVWHPICKQAARAERRLRHRRLSEASISPPGSSIGSPSRVICSLGTLSPYSQDYDSLDMKQRRCSSPGYIDSPTYSRQGMSPVIPRSPQHYGYTGSESGRSSPYYGQEGRSSTPTKNQPPKHFHVPATGDPNIYRKPPIYKRAATKSRTSEDILRSSRLSTYSPEPYSQSECDYYPYASSPKAYRMPRRRFSTGGDEESWSHGLQRIGSGIGRMILKEEMKARSGSYDNDPWGSARNSRSGSKETLNTTSYGTPAYNNTINGSSRAQYSTENDLNKSASLPGYRRNCIQRPQSADCYQYQFDSSSEVNWGTKAEYKIYPYEALIVTTRGRNRLPKDVDRTRLERHLSPEEFVQVFGMTVEEFDRLALWKRNELKKQARLF from the exons ATGAGTTCCAGCG CCTCACCAGCCCACCATGGCTCTGGTGTCAGCGAAAGGACTACTGGACCAATCCGTTGCCAGAGGTGTCGGGAAGTCTGCAAAGGGGAGGTGGTGCGAGTACAAGAAACACACTTTCATGTCAAGTGCTTCACTTGTGCTG TGTGCAGCTGTGATCTGGCGCGGTCTGGCTTCTTCCAGAAGAAGGGCGAGTACATCTGCACGGCAGACTACCAGCGTCTGTATGGCACGCGCTGCGATCGCTGTGACAGCTTTATCACAGGAGAGGTGGTCTCTGCTCTTGGCCGCACATACCATCCCAAGTGCTTCGTCTGCAGCGTGTGCAG TAAACCCTTCCCCATTGGAGACAGAGTGACGTTCAGTGGAAAGGACTGCATGTGCCAGCAGTGCTCTCACACACTCGTCAAGTCAAATGAGCCCATCAAGATTCACGGGCCAAGTC ACTGTGCTGGGTGTGGAGATGAGATCAAGCAGGGCCAGTCTCTCCTCGCCCTGGAGAAACAGTGGCATGTGAGTTGTTTCAGATGTCGGACCTGCAACATGGTCCTAACAGGAGAGTACATCAGCAA AGATGGAGTTCCGTACTGTGAGGCAGATTACCATGCCCAGTTTGGGGTGAAATGCGAGACCTGCAGCAGATACATCAGTGGAAGGGTTCTGGAG GCAGGAGGGAAGCACTACCATCCAACGTGTGCTCGATGTTCCCGCTGTAACATGATGTttaaagagggagaggaaatgTACCTCACAG GATGTGAGGTGTGGCACCCAATATGCAAGCAGGCAGCAAGGGCAGAGAGGAGACTCAGG CACAGACGCCTCTCAGAAGCCTCTATTTCGCCTCCAGGATCCTCCATAGGTTCTCCCAGCAGGGTTATATGT TCACTCGGGACACTTTCTCCCTATTCTCAG GACTATGACAGCCTGGATATGAAGCAAAGGCGCTGCTCCAGTCCAGGTTATATTGACTCGCCAACTTATAGCCGCCAAGGCATGTCACCAGTCATCCCTCGATCTCCTCAACACTATGGCTACACTG GCTCTGAAAGTGGCAGGAGTTCACCTTATTATGGCCAGGAAGGGCGGTCAAGCACACCCACGAAAAATCAGCCCCCTAAACATTTTCATGTACCAG CCACAGGAGACCCCAACATCTACAGGAAGCCGCCCATCTATAAGAGAGCGG CAACTAAAAGCAGGACCAGCGAGGACATCCTCAGATCGTCCAGGCTGTCCACCTACTCTCCCGAGCCGTACTCCCAATCAGAGTGTGACTATTACCCCTACGCCAGCTCTCCAAAGG CCTATCGGATGCCAAGGAGACGCTTCTCaacaggaggagatgaggagagctGGAGTCACGGTCTTCAAAGA ATCGGGAGCGGCATTGGGAGGATGATCCtaaaggaggagatgaaagccAGATCTGGTTCCTATGACAACGACCCCTGGGGCAGTGCCAGGAATTCTCGCAGTGGGAGCAAAGAGACACTCAACACTACAAGCTATGGCACCCCAGCGTACAACAACACCATTAATGGAT CTTCTAGAGCTCAGTACAGTACTGAGAATG ATCTAAATAAGTCAGCTTCACTACCAGGATATCGACGAAACTGCATCCAGAGG CCTCAGAGTGCTGACTGTTACCAGTACCAGTTTGATAGCAGCAGTGAGGTCAACTGGGGAACGAAAG cTGAGTACAAG ATATACCCATATGAAGCACTTATTgtcaccaccagagggcgcaaCAGACTCCCCAAAGATGTAGACAGAACCAGACTGGAG CGTCACCTTTCTCCCGAGGAGTTTGTTCAAGTCTTTGGTATGACAGTGGAGGAGTTTGACCGCCTGGCTCTGTGGAAGAGAAATGAGCTCAAGAAGCAGGCCAGACTGTTTTAA
- the ablim3 gene encoding actin-binding LIM protein 3 isoform X1 translates to MSSSASPAHHGSGVSERTTGPIRCQRCREVCKGEVVRVQETHFHVKCFTCAVCSCDLARSGFFQKKGEYICTADYQRLYGTRCDRCDSFITGEVVSALGRTYHPKCFVCSVCSKPFPIGDRVTFSGKDCMCQQCSHTLVKSNEPIKIHGPSHCAGCGDEIKQGQSLLALEKQWHVSCFRCRTCNMVLTGEYISKDGVPYCEADYHAQFGVKCETCSRYISGRVLEAGGKHYHPTCARCSRCNMMFKEGEEMYLTGCEVWHPICKQAARAERRLRHRRLSEASISPPGSSIGSPSRVICARVKNEILDYKDLAALPKVKAIYEVQQPDLISSSCQPYNRYTSDDRLDTYIYGESLGTLSPYSQDYDSLDMKQRRCSSPGYIDSPTYSRQGMSPVIPRSPQHYGYTGSESGRSSPYYGQEGRSSTPTKNQPPKHFHVPATGDPNIYRKPPIYKRAATKSRTSEDILRSSRLSTYSPEPYSQSECDYYPYASSPKAYRMPRRRFSTGGDEESWSHGLQRIGSGIGRMILKEEMKARSGSYDNDPWGSARNSRSGSKETLNTTSYGTPAYNNTINGSSRAQYSTENDLNKSASLPGYRRNCIQRPQSADCYQYQFDSSSEVNWGTKAEYKIYPYEALIVTTRGRNRLPKDVDRTRLERHLSPEEFVQVFGMTVEEFDRLALWKRNELKKQARLF, encoded by the exons ATGAGTTCCAGCG CCTCACCAGCCCACCATGGCTCTGGTGTCAGCGAAAGGACTACTGGACCAATCCGTTGCCAGAGGTGTCGGGAAGTCTGCAAAGGGGAGGTGGTGCGAGTACAAGAAACACACTTTCATGTCAAGTGCTTCACTTGTGCTG TGTGCAGCTGTGATCTGGCGCGGTCTGGCTTCTTCCAGAAGAAGGGCGAGTACATCTGCACGGCAGACTACCAGCGTCTGTATGGCACGCGCTGCGATCGCTGTGACAGCTTTATCACAGGAGAGGTGGTCTCTGCTCTTGGCCGCACATACCATCCCAAGTGCTTCGTCTGCAGCGTGTGCAG TAAACCCTTCCCCATTGGAGACAGAGTGACGTTCAGTGGAAAGGACTGCATGTGCCAGCAGTGCTCTCACACACTCGTCAAGTCAAATGAGCCCATCAAGATTCACGGGCCAAGTC ACTGTGCTGGGTGTGGAGATGAGATCAAGCAGGGCCAGTCTCTCCTCGCCCTGGAGAAACAGTGGCATGTGAGTTGTTTCAGATGTCGGACCTGCAACATGGTCCTAACAGGAGAGTACATCAGCAA AGATGGAGTTCCGTACTGTGAGGCAGATTACCATGCCCAGTTTGGGGTGAAATGCGAGACCTGCAGCAGATACATCAGTGGAAGGGTTCTGGAG GCAGGAGGGAAGCACTACCATCCAACGTGTGCTCGATGTTCCCGCTGTAACATGATGTttaaagagggagaggaaatgTACCTCACAG GATGTGAGGTGTGGCACCCAATATGCAAGCAGGCAGCAAGGGCAGAGAGGAGACTCAGG CACAGACGCCTCTCAGAAGCCTCTATTTCGCCTCCAGGATCCTCCATAGGTTCTCCCAGCAGGGTTATATGT GCCAGAGTGAAGAATGAGATTCTAGATTATAAGGACCTAGCTGCCCTGCCAAAGGTCAAAGCCATATACGAGGTCCAGCAGCCAGACCTCATATCTTCCTCATGCCAGCCCTACAACAGATACACCTCTGATGACAGACTTGACACTTACATCTATGGGGAG TCACTCGGGACACTTTCTCCCTATTCTCAG GACTATGACAGCCTGGATATGAAGCAAAGGCGCTGCTCCAGTCCAGGTTATATTGACTCGCCAACTTATAGCCGCCAAGGCATGTCACCAGTCATCCCTCGATCTCCTCAACACTATGGCTACACTG GCTCTGAAAGTGGCAGGAGTTCACCTTATTATGGCCAGGAAGGGCGGTCAAGCACACCCACGAAAAATCAGCCCCCTAAACATTTTCATGTACCAG CCACAGGAGACCCCAACATCTACAGGAAGCCGCCCATCTATAAGAGAGCGG CAACTAAAAGCAGGACCAGCGAGGACATCCTCAGATCGTCCAGGCTGTCCACCTACTCTCCCGAGCCGTACTCCCAATCAGAGTGTGACTATTACCCCTACGCCAGCTCTCCAAAGG CCTATCGGATGCCAAGGAGACGCTTCTCaacaggaggagatgaggagagctGGAGTCACGGTCTTCAAAGA ATCGGGAGCGGCATTGGGAGGATGATCCtaaaggaggagatgaaagccAGATCTGGTTCCTATGACAACGACCCCTGGGGCAGTGCCAGGAATTCTCGCAGTGGGAGCAAAGAGACACTCAACACTACAAGCTATGGCACCCCAGCGTACAACAACACCATTAATGGAT CTTCTAGAGCTCAGTACAGTACTGAGAATG ATCTAAATAAGTCAGCTTCACTACCAGGATATCGACGAAACTGCATCCAGAGG CCTCAGAGTGCTGACTGTTACCAGTACCAGTTTGATAGCAGCAGTGAGGTCAACTGGGGAACGAAAG cTGAGTACAAG ATATACCCATATGAAGCACTTATTgtcaccaccagagggcgcaaCAGACTCCCCAAAGATGTAGACAGAACCAGACTGGAG CGTCACCTTTCTCCCGAGGAGTTTGTTCAAGTCTTTGGTATGACAGTGGAGGAGTTTGACCGCCTGGCTCTGTGGAAGAGAAATGAGCTCAAGAAGCAGGCCAGACTGTTTTAA
- the ablim3 gene encoding actin-binding LIM protein 3 isoform X2 — translation MSSSASPAHHGSGVSERTTGPIRCQRCREVCKGEVVRVQETHFHVKCFTCAVCSCDLARSGFFQKKGEYICTADYQRLYGTRCDRCDSFITGEVVSALGRTYHPKCFVCSVCSKPFPIGDRVTFSGKDCMCQQCSHTLVKSNEPIKIHGPSHCAGCGDEIKQGQSLLALEKQWHVSCFRCRTCNMVLTGEYISKDGVPYCEADYHAQFGVKCETCSRYISGRVLEAGGKHYHPTCARCSRCNMMFKEGEEMYLTGCEVWHPICKQAARAERRLRHRRLSEASISPPGSSIGSPSRVICARVKNEILDYKDLAALPKVKAIYEVQQPDLISSSCQPYNRYTSDDRLDTYIYGESLGTLSPYSQDYDSLDMKQRRCSSPGYIDSPTYSRQGMSPVIPRSPQHYGYTGSESGRSSPYYGQEGRSSTPTKNQPPKHFHVPDNRMDAATKSRTSEDILRSSRLSTYSPEPYSQSECDYYPYASSPKAYRMPRRRFSTGGDEESWSHGLQRIGSGIGRMILKEEMKARSGSYDNDPWGSARNSRSGSKETLNTTSYGTPAYNNTINGSSRAQYSTENDLNKSASLPGYRRNCIQRPQSADCYQYQFDSSSEVNWGTKAEYKIYPYEALIVTTRGRNRLPKDVDRTRLERHLSPEEFVQVFGMTVEEFDRLALWKRNELKKQARLF, via the exons ATGAGTTCCAGCG CCTCACCAGCCCACCATGGCTCTGGTGTCAGCGAAAGGACTACTGGACCAATCCGTTGCCAGAGGTGTCGGGAAGTCTGCAAAGGGGAGGTGGTGCGAGTACAAGAAACACACTTTCATGTCAAGTGCTTCACTTGTGCTG TGTGCAGCTGTGATCTGGCGCGGTCTGGCTTCTTCCAGAAGAAGGGCGAGTACATCTGCACGGCAGACTACCAGCGTCTGTATGGCACGCGCTGCGATCGCTGTGACAGCTTTATCACAGGAGAGGTGGTCTCTGCTCTTGGCCGCACATACCATCCCAAGTGCTTCGTCTGCAGCGTGTGCAG TAAACCCTTCCCCATTGGAGACAGAGTGACGTTCAGTGGAAAGGACTGCATGTGCCAGCAGTGCTCTCACACACTCGTCAAGTCAAATGAGCCCATCAAGATTCACGGGCCAAGTC ACTGTGCTGGGTGTGGAGATGAGATCAAGCAGGGCCAGTCTCTCCTCGCCCTGGAGAAACAGTGGCATGTGAGTTGTTTCAGATGTCGGACCTGCAACATGGTCCTAACAGGAGAGTACATCAGCAA AGATGGAGTTCCGTACTGTGAGGCAGATTACCATGCCCAGTTTGGGGTGAAATGCGAGACCTGCAGCAGATACATCAGTGGAAGGGTTCTGGAG GCAGGAGGGAAGCACTACCATCCAACGTGTGCTCGATGTTCCCGCTGTAACATGATGTttaaagagggagaggaaatgTACCTCACAG GATGTGAGGTGTGGCACCCAATATGCAAGCAGGCAGCAAGGGCAGAGAGGAGACTCAGG CACAGACGCCTCTCAGAAGCCTCTATTTCGCCTCCAGGATCCTCCATAGGTTCTCCCAGCAGGGTTATATGT GCCAGAGTGAAGAATGAGATTCTAGATTATAAGGACCTAGCTGCCCTGCCAAAGGTCAAAGCCATATACGAGGTCCAGCAGCCAGACCTCATATCTTCCTCATGCCAGCCCTACAACAGATACACCTCTGATGACAGACTTGACACTTACATCTATGGGGAG TCACTCGGGACACTTTCTCCCTATTCTCAG GACTATGACAGCCTGGATATGAAGCAAAGGCGCTGCTCCAGTCCAGGTTATATTGACTCGCCAACTTATAGCCGCCAAGGCATGTCACCAGTCATCCCTCGATCTCCTCAACACTATGGCTACACTG GCTCTGAAAGTGGCAGGAGTTCACCTTATTATGGCCAGGAAGGGCGGTCAAGCACACCCACGAAAAATCAGCCCCCTAAACATTTTCATGTACCAG ACAATCGCATGGATGCAGCAACTAAAAGCAGGACCAGCGAGGACATCCTCAGATCGTCCAGGCTGTCCACCTACTCTCCCGAGCCGTACTCCCAATCAGAGTGTGACTATTACCCCTACGCCAGCTCTCCAAAGG CCTATCGGATGCCAAGGAGACGCTTCTCaacaggaggagatgaggagagctGGAGTCACGGTCTTCAAAGA ATCGGGAGCGGCATTGGGAGGATGATCCtaaaggaggagatgaaagccAGATCTGGTTCCTATGACAACGACCCCTGGGGCAGTGCCAGGAATTCTCGCAGTGGGAGCAAAGAGACACTCAACACTACAAGCTATGGCACCCCAGCGTACAACAACACCATTAATGGAT CTTCTAGAGCTCAGTACAGTACTGAGAATG ATCTAAATAAGTCAGCTTCACTACCAGGATATCGACGAAACTGCATCCAGAGG CCTCAGAGTGCTGACTGTTACCAGTACCAGTTTGATAGCAGCAGTGAGGTCAACTGGGGAACGAAAG cTGAGTACAAG ATATACCCATATGAAGCACTTATTgtcaccaccagagggcgcaaCAGACTCCCCAAAGATGTAGACAGAACCAGACTGGAG CGTCACCTTTCTCCCGAGGAGTTTGTTCAAGTCTTTGGTATGACAGTGGAGGAGTTTGACCGCCTGGCTCTGTGGAAGAGAAATGAGCTCAAGAAGCAGGCCAGACTGTTTTAA
- the ablim3 gene encoding actin-binding LIM protein 3 isoform X3, which translates to MSSSASPAHHGSGVSERTTGPIRCQRCREVCKGEVVRVQETHFHVKCFTCAVCSCDLARSGFFQKKGEYICTADYQRLYGTRCDRCDSFITGEVVSALGRTYHPKCFVCSVCSKPFPIGDRVTFSGKDCMCQQCSHTLVKSNEPIKIHGPSHCAGCGDEIKQGQSLLALEKQWHVSCFRCRTCNMVLTGEYISKDGVPYCEADYHAQFGVKCETCSRYISGRVLEAGGKHYHPTCARCSRCNMMFKEGEEMYLTGCEVWHPICKQAARAERRLRHRRLSEASISPPGSSIGSPSRVICARVKNEILDYKDLAALPKVKAIYEVQQPDLISSSCQPYNRYTSDDRLDTYIYGESLGTLSPYSQDYDSLDMKQRRCSSPGYIDSPTYSRQGMSPVIPRSPQHYGYTDNRMDAATKSRTSEDILRSSRLSTYSPEPYSQSECDYYPYASSPKAYRMPRRRFSTGGDEESWSHGLQRIGSGIGRMILKEEMKARSGSYDNDPWGSARNSRSGSKETLNTTSYGTPAYNNTINGSSRAQYSTENDLNKSASLPGYRRNCIQRPQSADCYQYQFDSSSEVNWGTKAEYKIYPYEALIVTTRGRNRLPKDVDRTRLERHLSPEEFVQVFGMTVEEFDRLALWKRNELKKQARLF; encoded by the exons ATGAGTTCCAGCG CCTCACCAGCCCACCATGGCTCTGGTGTCAGCGAAAGGACTACTGGACCAATCCGTTGCCAGAGGTGTCGGGAAGTCTGCAAAGGGGAGGTGGTGCGAGTACAAGAAACACACTTTCATGTCAAGTGCTTCACTTGTGCTG TGTGCAGCTGTGATCTGGCGCGGTCTGGCTTCTTCCAGAAGAAGGGCGAGTACATCTGCACGGCAGACTACCAGCGTCTGTATGGCACGCGCTGCGATCGCTGTGACAGCTTTATCACAGGAGAGGTGGTCTCTGCTCTTGGCCGCACATACCATCCCAAGTGCTTCGTCTGCAGCGTGTGCAG TAAACCCTTCCCCATTGGAGACAGAGTGACGTTCAGTGGAAAGGACTGCATGTGCCAGCAGTGCTCTCACACACTCGTCAAGTCAAATGAGCCCATCAAGATTCACGGGCCAAGTC ACTGTGCTGGGTGTGGAGATGAGATCAAGCAGGGCCAGTCTCTCCTCGCCCTGGAGAAACAGTGGCATGTGAGTTGTTTCAGATGTCGGACCTGCAACATGGTCCTAACAGGAGAGTACATCAGCAA AGATGGAGTTCCGTACTGTGAGGCAGATTACCATGCCCAGTTTGGGGTGAAATGCGAGACCTGCAGCAGATACATCAGTGGAAGGGTTCTGGAG GCAGGAGGGAAGCACTACCATCCAACGTGTGCTCGATGTTCCCGCTGTAACATGATGTttaaagagggagaggaaatgTACCTCACAG GATGTGAGGTGTGGCACCCAATATGCAAGCAGGCAGCAAGGGCAGAGAGGAGACTCAGG CACAGACGCCTCTCAGAAGCCTCTATTTCGCCTCCAGGATCCTCCATAGGTTCTCCCAGCAGGGTTATATGT GCCAGAGTGAAGAATGAGATTCTAGATTATAAGGACCTAGCTGCCCTGCCAAAGGTCAAAGCCATATACGAGGTCCAGCAGCCAGACCTCATATCTTCCTCATGCCAGCCCTACAACAGATACACCTCTGATGACAGACTTGACACTTACATCTATGGGGAG TCACTCGGGACACTTTCTCCCTATTCTCAG GACTATGACAGCCTGGATATGAAGCAAAGGCGCTGCTCCAGTCCAGGTTATATTGACTCGCCAACTTATAGCCGCCAAGGCATGTCACCAGTCATCCCTCGATCTCCTCAACACTATGGCTACACTG ACAATCGCATGGATGCAGCAACTAAAAGCAGGACCAGCGAGGACATCCTCAGATCGTCCAGGCTGTCCACCTACTCTCCCGAGCCGTACTCCCAATCAGAGTGTGACTATTACCCCTACGCCAGCTCTCCAAAGG CCTATCGGATGCCAAGGAGACGCTTCTCaacaggaggagatgaggagagctGGAGTCACGGTCTTCAAAGA ATCGGGAGCGGCATTGGGAGGATGATCCtaaaggaggagatgaaagccAGATCTGGTTCCTATGACAACGACCCCTGGGGCAGTGCCAGGAATTCTCGCAGTGGGAGCAAAGAGACACTCAACACTACAAGCTATGGCACCCCAGCGTACAACAACACCATTAATGGAT CTTCTAGAGCTCAGTACAGTACTGAGAATG ATCTAAATAAGTCAGCTTCACTACCAGGATATCGACGAAACTGCATCCAGAGG CCTCAGAGTGCTGACTGTTACCAGTACCAGTTTGATAGCAGCAGTGAGGTCAACTGGGGAACGAAAG cTGAGTACAAG ATATACCCATATGAAGCACTTATTgtcaccaccagagggcgcaaCAGACTCCCCAAAGATGTAGACAGAACCAGACTGGAG CGTCACCTTTCTCCCGAGGAGTTTGTTCAAGTCTTTGGTATGACAGTGGAGGAGTTTGACCGCCTGGCTCTGTGGAAGAGAAATGAGCTCAAGAAGCAGGCCAGACTGTTTTAA